The following coding sequences are from one Saccharomyces cerevisiae S288C chromosome VI, complete sequence window:
- the PES4 gene encoding Pes4p (Putative RNA binding protein; partially redundant function with paralog MIP6 in the steady-state expression, translational timing and localization of a subset of Ndt80-dependent mRNAs that are protected until translated near the end of meiosis II; regulator of meiotic commitment; redundant function with MIP6 in sporulation; localizes to puncta near the openings of the prospore membrane; suppressor of a DNA polymerase epsilon mutation; induced by NDT80), whose product MYSISNKKPSILSMVPLNILKNQDLKVKKDQEKKISFNPVVTPIRPDDYHEKTSRSSSSSHSDSPEFLRINNNKSGHKNGKLKSFESKKLVPLFIGDLHETVTEETLKGIFKKYPSFVSAKVCLDSVTKKSLGHGYLNFEDKEEAEKAMEELNYTKVNGKEIRIMPSLRNTTFRKNFGTNVFFSNLPLNNPLLTTRVFYDTFSRYGKILSCKLDSRKDIGFVYFEDEKTARNVIKMYNNTSFFGKKILCGIHFDKEVRSVPNFETQKSRLDAETIIEKEQSLNEKHSKGNDKESKNIYSSSQNSIFIKNLPTITTRDDILNFFSEVGPIKSIYLSNATKVKYLWAFVTYKNSSDSEKAIKRYNNFYFRGKKLLVTRAQDKEERAKFIESQKISTLFLENLSAVCNKEFLKYLCHQENIRPFKIQIDGYDENSSTYSGFIKFRNFEDATRIFNFLNNRLVGGSIVTTSWERQNNAPKYHDGYGMRNIHTSSHPQITPYYQYSHANSLNSPHMRDLSSMNSSTRSLIKNKNFNKKVLETFEKQVRRGIDFMRFPSATRDENVHGIAEYIFDTYWNRDVLILDKFLSLLNSSPYHEGVLQKQIEEAASSLGFKR is encoded by the coding sequence ATGTATTCtatttcaaacaaaaaaccTTCTATACTCAGTATGGTTCCCctgaatattttgaaaaaccaggatttgaaagtaaaaaaagatcaagaaaagaaaatatcatttAACCCCGTAGTTACTCCTATTAGGCCAGACGACTACCACGAAAAAACATCCAGATCGTCAAGTTCGAGCCATTCTGATTCACCTGAATTTTTGAGAattaacaacaacaaatcCGGTCACAAGAAtggaaaattgaaaagttttgaaagtaaaaaaCTAGTTCCGCTATTCATTGGTGACCTCCATGAAACAGTTACTgaagaaactttaaaagggatcttcaaaaaatatccCTCTTTTGTCTCTGCTAAAGTTTGTCTTGATTCAgtgacaaaaaaatcactgGGCCATGGTTACttaaattttgaagacaaagaagaagctgaaaaggCTATGGAAGAATTAAATTACACGAAGGTTAATGGTAAAGAAATTAGGATTATGCCATCATTGAGGAATACAACGTTTAGAAAGAATTTCGGCACTAATGTCTTTTTCTCTAATCTACCTCTAAATAATCCATTATTAACAACAAGAGTATTCTATGATACGTTTTCTAGATATGGTAAAATTCTATCATGCAAATTAGACTCTAGGAAAGATATAGGATTTGTTTACTTTGAGGACGAAAAAACTGCGAGAAATGTGATCAAAATGTACAATAATACCAGTTTTTTTGGTAAGAAAATTCTATGTGGAATACATTTTGATAAAGAGGTCAGAAGTGttccaaattttgaaacacAAAAATCACGATTAGATGCGGAAacaattattgaaaaagagcAATCTTTGAATGAGAAACACTCCAAGGGGAATGATAAGGAATCTAAAAATATTTACTCTTCATCCCAAAATTCTATATTCATCAAAAACCTTCCAACAATAACTACAAGggatgatattttaaatttcTTCAGTGAAGTGGGTCCAATTAAGTCAATTTATCTATCCAATGCCACTAAAGTTAAATATCTTTGGGCATTTGTTACATATAAAAATAGCAGTGACTCAGAAAAGGCAATTAAACGCTAcaataatttttatttcagaGGTAAAAAGCTTTTAGTAACCAGGGCACaggataaagaagaaagagcCAAATTTATAGAATCTCAAAAAATATCTACACTTTTCCTGGAAAATTTAAGCGCTGTCTGCAATAAGGAATTTCTTAAATATTTATGTcaccaagaaaatattAGACCGTTCAAGATTCAGATAGATGGATATGACGAAAATTCTTCTACATATTCTGGGTTCATCAAATTCAGgaattttgaagatgcTACGAGAATATTtaactttttgaataacCGTTTAGTAGGAGGAAGCATCGTCACGACATCTTGGGAAAGACAAAATAATGCACCTAAATATCATGATGGTTATGGAATGCGCAATATACACACCTCTTCTCATCCACAAATTACCCCATATTACCAGTACTCACATGCGAATAGTTTGAACTCCCCACACATGAGAGATCTTTCGTCAATGAATAGCAGCACAAGATCACTaataaagaataaaaatttcaataagAAAGTTTTGGAAACATTCGAAAAGCAAGTAAGAAGAGGTATAGATTTCATGAGATTTCCAAGTGCCACTAGAGACGAAAATGTGCACGGAATAGCTGAGTATATATTCGACACTTATTGGAATCGCGATGTGTTAATATTGGACAAATTTTTATCGTTGCTAAATAGTAGTCCATATCATGAAGGTGTATTGcaaaaacaaattgaaGAGGCTGCAAGCTCGTTAGGATTTAAAAGATGA